One region of Quercus lobata isolate SW786 chromosome 2, ValleyOak3.0 Primary Assembly, whole genome shotgun sequence genomic DNA includes:
- the LOC115973827 gene encoding class V chitinase CHIT5a-like produces the protein MSKLPTDTKSSMNGIKGGYWLSKQADQYHPIDIPSSCFTHVFYASVGVDPENYIIIKPIFTEVLRNKGIKPLLSIGGRPDSEIPNPLPDIFSSMASTLAGRQSFIQSSIQVAREYGFVGLDLDWEYPNTTLDMENLALLFREWRAAIISESANKNGLFLSAAVFFKPSFVKDHIEIVYRIEAIRDCVDFVGLRCYDYHSSRDTAVTAAHACLYETSENSSSLFGIKSWIKAGLHPSKLVKGLPLYGRTWTLQDPNQHGVGDPANEDVMAPYHDIVNCNLQPVYDEVTVSEYSYSGTFWVGYDGLTSIRKKIEFANAKTLGGYFLWALMFDCDKKLLKRECLVREMLEIQFLPLLLWFYHNSLTW, from the coding sequence CATAGACATCCCATCCTCCTGCTTCACTCACGTCTTCTATGCTTCTGTTGGGGTTGATCCcgaaaattacataattataaaGCCAATATTCACTGAAGTCCTCCGGAACAAGGGAATAAAGCCACTCCTATCCATTGGTGGCCGTCCTGATTCTGAAATCCCAAACCCTTTGCCTGACATTTTCTCCAGCATGGCAAGTACCCTCGCGGGTCGTCAATCCTTTATCCAGTCCTCCATTCAGGTGGCTAGAGAATATGGCTTTGTTGGGCTGGACCTTGATTGGGAATATCCAAACACTACACTAGACATGGAAAACCTCGCGTTGCTCTTTCGAGAGTGGCGTGCAGCTATCATTTCTGAGTCTGCTAATAAAAATGGACTATTTCTAAGTGCAGCGGTTTTTTTTAAACCCAGCTTTGTCAAAGACCATATTGAAATAGTTTACCGTATCGAAGCCATAAGAGATTGTGTTGATTTTGTTGGTCTGAGGTGCTATGATTATCACTCAAGCCGGGACACTGCAGTCACTGCTGCACATGCTTGTCTCTATGAAACAAGTGAAAACAGCTCTAGCTTATTTGGCATTAAGTCCTGGATCAAAGCTGGGCTTCACCCAAGTAAATTAGTCAAGGGGCTACCACTTTATGGAAGAACTTGGACATTGCAAGATCCAAATCAACATGGTGTTGGAGATCCTGCAAATGAGGATGTTATGGCGCCCTATCATGACATAGTGAACTGCAACTTACAACCAGTTTATGATGAGGTCACTGTATCGGAGTACTCATATTCTGGAACCTTTTGGGTTGGGTACGATGGACTGACATCGATTCGGAAGAAGATTGAGTTTGCCAACGCTAAAACACTTGGTGGGTATTTCTTATGGGCGCTTATGTTTGACTGTGACAAGAAGCTTTTGAAGCGGGAATGTTTGGTTAGGGAAATGCTAGAAATACAATTTTTGCCACTACTTTTATGGTTTTATCATAATTCGCTCACTTGGTAA